One genomic region from Magallana gigas chromosome 3, xbMagGiga1.1, whole genome shotgun sequence encodes:
- the LOC117684679 gene encoding uncharacterized protein KIAA1958-like produces the protein MSRFGNNNPVTFRENNLMSKKTKHATNFSINILNDFLQERSVNTDILSYSKEDLSRVLEDFYSNARMKNGELYKKNSLLNIRQGIGRYLKEKGSNIDIITDPHFAKANSCFSSLLRKMPAEGKGAVVHHPALTVKDLKKLYGHHFIFNINTPQGLLNKVVFEIMFYFCRRGQENFHNLHVQDFEIISSNGQKYVQKVTSEFSKNHQGTTNEIEGTGGRMYATDSELCPVQSFEKYLSKRHAGTDRLFLHSKNIFSDDEAVWYRNEPLGVNTMKKFMKNISKSAGLSREYTNHCIRSTTITLLNHCGFESRHIATVSGHRNKSSLSSYCYDTSDNQKKAMSNALSVCKGQAGTVDNPVNAVSESMGSHNSNDIMTDDELVNCTLTLEATHGVGVAQSYSGGLQPKFLFSGCNVTINNHYH, from the exons ATGAGTCGATTCGGAAACAATAACCCGGTCACATTTAGGGAAAATAACCTGATgtccaaaaaaacaaaacacgcTACAAATTTCAGtattaacattttgaatgatttcttGCAAGAACGTTCAGTAAACACCGATATTCTTTCATACTCGAAAGAAGATCTATCGAGAGTTCTGGAGGATTTCTACAGTAACGCAAGAATGAAAAATGGAGAACTTTATAAGAAAAATTCCTTATTGAATATTCGTCAAGGTATAGGCAGATATTTAAAGGAGAAGGGTTCAAACATTGATATTATTACCGATCCTCATTTCGCAAAAGCAAATAGCTGTTTTTCTTCATTACTGAGAAAGATGCCAGCGGAGGGAAAAGGGGCTGTTGTCCATCACCCTGCTCTCACCGTAAAGGACCTGAAGAAATTGTACGGGCAtcactttatttttaatataaatacccCACAAGGTCTACTAAATAAAgttgtttttgaaataatgttCTATTTCTGTAGAAGAGGACAAGAAAATTTCCACAACCTTCACGTGCAGGACTTTGAAATTATCAGTTCGAATGGACAAAAATACGTTCAAAAAGTTACTTCtgagttttcaaaaaatcatcaaGGTACTACAAACGAAATTGAAGGTACAGGGGGAAGAATGTACGCCACCGATTCTGAATTATGTCCAGTTCagtcttttgaaaaatatttgtctaaAAGACACGCTGGTACGGACAGACTTTTCCTGCACTCCAAAAACATCTTTTCAGATGACGAGGCAGTATGGTACCGGAACGAACCCCTGGGGGTTAATACCAtgaaaaaatttatgaaaaacatatcaaaatctGCCGGACTTTCTAGAGAGTATACAAATCACTGCATAAGATCTACCACTATAACTCTTCTAAACCACTGTGGGTTTGAATCCCGCCACATAGCAACTGTTAGTGGTCACAGAAACAAATCTTCGTTGTCCAGCTACTGCTATGACACATCAG ATAATCAAAAGAAGGCGATGTCGAATGCTTTAAGTGTATGTAAAGGACAGGCCGGGACTGTGGACAATCCAGTCAATGCTGTATCAG AGTCTATGGGCAGTCATAATTCCAATGATATCATGACGGATGACGAGCTAGTAAACTGTACATTGACACTAGAGGCAACACATGGAGTGGGAGTGGCTCAATCCTATTCTGGAGGTCTACAACCAAAATTCCTATTCTCTGGATGCAACGTCACCATCAACAATCACTATCATTAA